A genomic region of Methanothermobacter sp. CaT2 contains the following coding sequences:
- a CDS encoding 4-phosphopantoate--beta-alanine ligase — MISRDHPRYHSLIQREMITEAWRKGILADSGMIAHGRGEAFDYLLGERTTEPAARAIRAAAAALLLAKNPVISVNGNTAALVPGAVVELADAIGGKIEINLFHRTEKRVRLIEEVLLENGAREVLGTDELLYIDDIKSPRATASPDGIYSADVVLVPLEDGDRTEILRKSGKTVITIDLNPLSRTSRKASISITDNIVRAIPALIEAVRELEDLSRDELELIVEEFDNPENIRETLKLIDLRRYNPEL, encoded by the coding sequence ATGATTTCAAGGGACCATCCACGTTACCATTCACTGATACAGAGAGAGATGATAACAGAGGCCTGGCGTAAGGGTATACTCGCAGATTCAGGCATGATCGCCCATGGCAGGGGTGAGGCCTTCGACTACCTGCTGGGTGAAAGGACCACAGAACCCGCTGCGAGGGCCATAAGAGCTGCTGCTGCAGCACTCCTCCTTGCAAAAAACCCTGTTATATCGGTTAACGGCAACACCGCCGCCCTTGTCCCGGGAGCTGTGGTTGAACTTGCAGATGCAATCGGGGGAAAGATCGAGATAAACCTCTTCCACCGGACAGAGAAGAGGGTCAGACTAATAGAGGAGGTCCTCCTGGAAAATGGTGCCAGGGAGGTCCTCGGAACAGACGAACTGCTCTACATCGATGATATAAAGAGTCCGAGGGCAACAGCAAGCCCTGATGGGATCTACAGTGCCGACGTGGTCCTGGTTCCCCTCGAGGACGGGGACAGGACAGAGATACTACGTAAGTCAGGTAAGACTGTTATAACCATTGACCTGAACCCGCTGTCAAGGACATCCCGGAAGGCAAGTATAAGCATAACAGATAACATTGTAAGGGCCATACCAGCCCTCATAGAAGCGGTAAGGGAACTTGAGGACCTATCCCGGGATGAACTTGAGCTTATCGTCGAGGAATTCGATAACCCTGAGAACATCAGGGAGACCCTAAAACTTATAGACCTCCGGAGATACAATCCAGAACTGTGA
- a CDS encoding M42 family metallopeptidase → MKELMKRLSVASGISGFEGEVRDIIRSELEGHVDEIEEDSLGNIIAVKRGSGPSIMLAAHMDEIGLMVRHIDKKGFIRFSKIGGISDQMILNQAVWIHGENGPVMGVIGSKPPHRMKASERKKVTTHDNMFIDIGASSREDAEELVAVGDPITFHAPYSELANSRFTGKALDNRIGCLVMVEVLKRVETGVTVYGVGTVQEEVGLKGAKTSAFRLNPDMALALDVTIAGDHPGMKEEEAPAKLDGGPAIILTDASGRGIITHPRVKDWLLETASEEDIPVQIEVSEGGTTDATAIHLTREGIPAGVVSVPTRYIHTTVSMASMKDIEMTVDLLVKAIERL, encoded by the coding sequence ATGAAGGAACTCATGAAGCGTCTTTCAGTTGCAAGTGGAATCTCTGGATTTGAAGGTGAGGTAAGGGATATCATAAGATCTGAACTCGAGGGACATGTCGATGAGATTGAGGAGGACAGCCTCGGTAACATCATCGCCGTGAAGAGGGGGTCCGGTCCCTCAATCATGCTGGCAGCCCACATGGATGAGATAGGCCTCATGGTGAGGCACATCGATAAGAAGGGCTTCATAAGGTTTTCAAAGATAGGCGGAATCAGTGACCAGATGATACTCAACCAGGCGGTCTGGATCCACGGGGAAAACGGACCCGTGATGGGTGTCATCGGCTCAAAGCCACCCCACAGGATGAAGGCCTCTGAGAGGAAGAAGGTCACCACCCATGATAACATGTTCATAGACATAGGCGCCTCTTCAAGGGAGGATGCAGAGGAACTGGTGGCTGTGGGGGACCCCATAACCTTCCATGCGCCCTACAGTGAACTCGCCAACTCCCGCTTCACAGGGAAGGCCCTTGACAACCGTATAGGCTGCCTTGTAATGGTTGAGGTCCTAAAGAGGGTTGAAACCGGTGTAACCGTTTATGGTGTTGGAACGGTCCAGGAGGAGGTTGGTCTCAAGGGTGCCAAGACCTCAGCATTCAGGCTCAACCCGGACATGGCCCTGGCCCTGGATGTTACAATAGCCGGGGATCATCCAGGGATGAAGGAGGAGGAGGCCCCTGCGAAGCTCGACGGCGGACCCGCCATAATCCTCACCGATGCCAGTGGCAGGGGTATAATAACCCATCCACGTGTGAAGGACTGGCTACTTGAGACTGCAAGTGAGGAGGACATACCTGTCCAGATAGAGGTGAGTGAGGGGGGTACAACCGATGCAACCGCCATTCATCTCACAAGGGAGGGGATACCCGCAGGCGTGGTCTCTGTGCCTACAAGGTACATCCATACAACGGTGAGCATGGCAAGCATGAAGGACATCGAGATGACCGTTGATCTCCTTGTTAAGGCAATTGAAAGATTGTAA
- a CDS encoding ATPase domain-containing protein, protein MERRISRTGTGIKGLDDIIGGYPQGRSILVTGDPGSGKTIMGLQFAIQSARSGLKTIYITTEEDETDLRIQCASLGWDITDLLESGKLSIIGLSAMRARLTEAEISIGIESVKGNLRKILAEIPDDTEVLIIDSIGSHTEKLTTDEFRDQFDLLIYELKKRDITAMIILDSATSEEFNDIALYSVYGAIRLIKRENPYTGRRERVMDIIKMRSTRTPIEFIPYIISDSGLEVIENPEE, encoded by the coding sequence ATGGAAAGGAGAATATCGCGTACAGGTACGGGGATTAAGGGGCTTGATGATATAATAGGGGGCTACCCGCAGGGTAGGAGCATTCTTGTGACCGGTGACCCTGGATCCGGTAAGACCATAATGGGACTCCAGTTCGCCATTCAGAGCGCCAGAAGCGGCCTTAAGACAATATACATAACGACAGAGGAGGATGAAACTGACCTCAGGATCCAGTGCGCATCCCTTGGGTGGGACATCACTGATCTCCTTGAATCTGGTAAGCTGAGTATTATCGGCTTATCCGCAATGAGGGCCCGGCTTACAGAGGCGGAAATATCTATTGGGATAGAATCCGTCAAGGGAAACCTGAGGAAGATACTCGCCGAGATTCCAGATGACACCGAGGTCCTCATAATCGACAGTATAGGCAGCCACACAGAGAAGCTCACAACGGATGAGTTCAGGGATCAGTTCGACCTCCTGATCTATGAACTCAAAAAGAGGGACATCACTGCGATGATAATCCTTGACAGTGCAACCTCAGAGGAGTTCAATGATATAGCCCTCTACTCGGTTTACGGGGCCATAAGGCTGATAAAGAGGGAGAACCCCTACACGGGAAGGAGAGAGAGGGTCATGGACATCATCAAGATGAGGAGTACAAGAACACCGATTGAGTTCATACCCTACATTATATCAGACAGCGGCCTTGAAGTTATTGAAAACCCTGAGGAATAA
- a CDS encoding methanogen output domain 1-containing protein, with translation MSPTSLLVVEDESIVAMDIKHRAEGLGYRVVGIAASGEDAIKLAREEKPDLVLMEIVLKGEMDGIEAAEVIREEMDIPVVYLTAYSDEKTLSRAKLTGPFGYIIKPFEDRELHSAIEVALYKHKMDSKLRESEERYRALLESSPDPIILMDSSSRIVFVNRAVEELTGLKRERLKGKKLSVLEKRGLISESALKSILDLFNSEHEVFEIEFTDHRGDRHFLEIHSTRIETTSEKNLLQIIGHDITGRVEAERRREELIRERSKAELYGFVVSAVPVFASSIPPQLRNAIIKNFADRFEKNLKPNFQRTMKKLGVLDDIMARRESLRVFDAYIKWLSGFLRNLGIETELRGEKPRYILEFKTFPWINEARQNPIFSLIFRAMLMRSFTWTGIKGSVIQTSSLRSRDENLTFEFHLV, from the coding sequence ATGTCGCCTACAAGTTTGCTTGTTGTTGAGGATGAGAGCATAGTGGCCATGGACATCAAGCACAGGGCTGAGGGCCTTGGCTACCGGGTTGTGGGGATCGCTGCTTCAGGTGAAGACGCTATAAAGCTTGCGCGTGAGGAGAAACCGGACCTTGTCCTCATGGAGATCGTCCTGAAGGGCGAAATGGATGGTATAGAGGCTGCAGAGGTTATAAGGGAGGAGATGGACATCCCTGTGGTCTACCTCACAGCCTACTCAGATGAAAAAACCCTCAGCCGTGCCAAGCTCACCGGGCCCTTCGGTTACATCATAAAGCCCTTCGAGGACCGTGAACTCCACAGCGCCATTGAGGTCGCCCTTTACAAACACAAGATGGACAGCAAACTCCGTGAAAGTGAGGAAAGATACAGGGCCCTCCTTGAATCATCCCCGGATCCCATAATCCTCATGGACTCCAGTTCAAGAATAGTTTTTGTGAACAGGGCCGTCGAGGAACTCACAGGACTCAAAAGGGAGCGTTTGAAGGGTAAAAAACTTTCAGTCCTCGAGAAGAGGGGTTTAATATCTGAGAGTGCGCTTAAAAGCATCCTCGACCTTTTCAATTCAGAGCATGAGGTCTTTGAAATTGAATTCACCGACCACAGGGGAGACAGGCACTTCCTTGAGATACATTCGACCAGGATTGAAACAACCTCAGAGAAGAACCTCCTCCAGATAATAGGCCACGACATCACAGGCCGTGTGGAGGCTGAGAGGCGCAGGGAGGAACTGATCAGGGAAAGGTCAAAGGCCGAACTCTACGGCTTTGTTGTCTCGGCTGTGCCTGTATTCGCATCATCAATTCCACCTCAGCTCAGAAATGCCATAATAAAGAACTTCGCTGACAGATTCGAGAAGAACCTCAAACCAAACTTCCAGAGGACCATGAAAAAACTGGGTGTTCTGGATGATATCATGGCCAGGAGGGAATCCCTGAGGGTCTTTGATGCCTATATAAAGTGGCTTTCAGGCTTCCTCAGGAACCTTGGTATTGAAACCGAGCTCAGGGGAGAAAAGCCGAGGTACATTCTCGAATTCAAGACATTTCCATGGATCAATGAGGCAAGGCAGAATCCAATCTTCTCCCTCATATTCAGGGCCATGCTGATGAGGAGCTTCACCTGGACAGGTATAAAGGGTAGCGTCATACAGACCTCAAGCCTCAGAAGCAGGGACGAAAACCTCACCTTCGAATTTCACCTGGTATAA
- the uvrC gene encoding excinuclease ABC subunit UvrC, which produces MTRVKDPEKLPDATGVYIFRDRDDRVLYVGKSISIRKRVSSYFREQENPRLRIMMRHLESIEYILTQNEKEALILESNLIKRYRPPYNVRLKDDKRYPFIKITDEEYPRVLIVRTIGRDSARYYGPFTDTGAVRRTLKLIKSLFRIRSCRRMDGPCLNSQIDLCYAPCDGRISREDYREIIEKVDLFFQGRYQEVIEVLEEEMKEASERLEFERAARIRDQIESIREVMERQHASFTDSIDQDIVALERGGDTSAVVVLQIRDGKITGKDDFILRGSAPRTEILEAFLKQYYAIPRRVPSEILTQYPVEDGVIAEWLSELRGEEVKIHSPEGGAGRRLLNIAWKNASVILKQKGRVRDALLQLKDDLKLPEIPRRMEGLDISNIAGESATGSVAVFIDGKPSSGSYRRYRISAQGPDDYAMMRELVERRYSSPELRKPDLVLIDGGKGQLGVALEALKNCGVHVPVVGIAKKREEVYLPGLSEPVDVDDGALQILRHLRDEAHRFAVKYHRTIRDRDSLESELDGIRGVGPVRKRALLEHFGSLDGVRDASVEELASIPGMTREVAERIHRHFSGDLAG; this is translated from the coding sequence TTGACGAGGGTTAAGGATCCAGAGAAGCTTCCTGATGCTACCGGTGTCTACATATTCCGCGACAGGGACGACAGGGTCCTCTATGTTGGCAAGTCCATCTCCATAAGGAAGAGGGTCTCGTCCTACTTCAGGGAACAGGAGAACCCGCGTCTGAGGATCATGATGAGGCACCTTGAGAGCATAGAGTACATTCTGACCCAGAACGAGAAGGAGGCCCTCATCCTTGAGTCCAACCTCATAAAGAGGTACAGACCCCCATACAATGTCCGTCTGAAGGACGATAAGAGGTACCCCTTCATCAAGATAACGGATGAGGAGTACCCCCGGGTCCTCATAGTGAGGACCATAGGGAGGGACAGTGCAAGGTATTACGGACCCTTCACAGACACCGGGGCTGTGCGCAGGACACTGAAACTCATAAAGTCACTCTTCAGGATAAGGAGCTGCAGGCGGATGGACGGGCCATGCCTCAACAGCCAGATAGACCTCTGTTACGCCCCATGTGATGGGAGAATCAGCAGGGAGGATTACCGGGAGATCATAGAGAAGGTTGACCTCTTCTTCCAGGGACGCTACCAGGAAGTCATTGAGGTGCTTGAGGAGGAGATGAAGGAGGCTTCGGAAAGACTTGAATTTGAGAGGGCTGCCAGGATAAGGGATCAGATTGAATCCATACGGGAGGTTATGGAGAGACAGCACGCATCCTTCACGGACTCCATTGACCAGGATATAGTGGCCCTCGAGAGGGGAGGGGATACATCTGCGGTTGTGGTCCTCCAGATACGTGACGGCAAGATCACCGGGAAGGACGACTTCATTCTCAGGGGCTCAGCCCCCCGGACAGAGATCCTTGAGGCCTTCCTCAAGCAGTACTACGCCATACCCCGGAGGGTGCCATCGGAGATACTGACCCAGTACCCTGTGGAGGACGGGGTCATAGCAGAGTGGCTCTCTGAGCTCAGGGGCGAAGAGGTGAAGATACACTCACCTGAGGGGGGCGCCGGACGCAGGCTCCTCAACATCGCCTGGAAGAATGCTTCTGTGATACTGAAACAGAAGGGAAGGGTCAGGGACGCCCTCCTTCAGCTCAAGGATGACCTCAAGCTCCCCGAAATACCCCGAAGAATGGAGGGCCTTGACATCTCAAACATTGCAGGTGAATCTGCAACCGGCTCGGTTGCCGTTTTCATCGATGGTAAACCATCCTCTGGATCCTACCGGAGGTACCGGATTTCAGCCCAGGGGCCCGACGACTATGCAATGATGAGGGAACTGGTTGAGAGGAGGTACTCCAGCCCTGAACTCAGGAAGCCCGACCTCGTGCTCATCGACGGAGGGAAGGGTCAGCTGGGAGTGGCCCTCGAGGCCCTCAAAAACTGCGGGGTTCATGTGCCGGTTGTTGGCATAGCCAAGAAGAGGGAGGAGGTTTACCTTCCAGGCCTATCCGAGCCCGTGGATGTGGATGATGGTGCACTGCAGATCCTCAGGCACCTCCGCGACGAGGCCCACAGGTTTGCTGTTAAGTATCACAGGACGATCAGGGACAGGGATTCCCTTGAATCGGAACTTGACGGTATAAGGGGTGTTGGTCCGGTAAGGAAAAGGGCCCTCCTTGAGCACTTTGGAAGCCTTGATGGTGTGAGGGATGCAAGTGTGGAGGAGCTGGCCTCCATCCCCGGAATGACCCGTGAGGTCGCAGAGAGGATACACAGGCACTTCAGTGGGGACCTGGCTGGCTGA
- the uvrB gene encoding excinuclease ABC subunit UvrB: MMKFKLVSDYRPLGDQPKAIRSLVNGIKAGMREQTLLGVTGSGKTFTVANVIAEVQKPTLVISHNKTLAAQLYEEFREFFPENAVEYFVSYYDFYQPEAYIPQTDTYIDKEASINDEIDRMRHSATQSLLSRDDVIVVSSVSCIYGIGAPADYGEFTLHLEVGSGPGREEVLEGLINMQYERNDVEFDRGQFRVRGDTVEINPIHGTPPIRIEFFGDEIDSISTVHRVTGRRIQKLDRVTIFPAKHFVIPEDRLQRAIESIEAELEERLTELRSQNKLLEAQRLEQRTRFDMEMLREMGYCQGIENYSMHLSGRKWGEKPNTLLDYFPEDFLTVIDESHVTVPQIRGMYNGDRARKDTLVEYGFRLPSARENRPLRFDEFQESVNQVIYVSATPGRYELSRSQNIVEQIIRPTGLVDPEVRIRPVKGQVDDLLSEIRKRVERGERVLVTTLTKRMAEDLTDYYSRVGVKVRYLHSEIDTLERVEIIDDLRRGEFDCLVGVNLLREGLDLPEVSLVAILDADKEGFLRSETSLIQTIGRAARNVNGEVLIYADRLTDSVMAAVETTNRRRKLQMEYNRRHGIKPRSTRRTLREKKDVEELKVDEIPDHELELIIKDLEAEMRDAARNLEFERAARIRDRIMSLKSN; encoded by the coding sequence GTGATGAAGTTTAAACTGGTATCAGATTACAGACCCCTCGGGGATCAGCCAAAGGCGATAAGGTCCCTTGTTAACGGTATAAAGGCCGGGATGAGGGAGCAGACACTCCTGGGGGTCACGGGTTCAGGTAAGACCTTCACAGTGGCCAATGTGATCGCAGAGGTCCAGAAGCCGACGCTGGTAATATCACACAACAAGACCCTGGCTGCACAGCTCTACGAGGAGTTCAGGGAGTTCTTCCCTGAGAACGCCGTGGAGTACTTCGTGAGTTACTATGACTTCTACCAGCCAGAGGCATACATACCCCAGACAGACACCTACATAGACAAGGAGGCATCCATAAACGACGAGATAGACAGGATGAGGCACTCGGCAACCCAGTCCCTCCTCTCCAGGGACGACGTCATCGTGGTATCCAGTGTCTCCTGCATCTACGGTATAGGTGCACCGGCAGACTACGGTGAATTCACCCTCCACCTCGAGGTCGGATCCGGCCCCGGCAGGGAGGAGGTGCTGGAGGGCCTCATAAACATGCAGTATGAGCGAAACGATGTCGAATTCGACAGGGGACAGTTCAGGGTCCGGGGCGACACGGTGGAGATCAACCCCATCCATGGAACACCCCCCATAAGGATAGAATTCTTCGGCGACGAGATAGACTCCATATCAACGGTTCACAGGGTCACCGGCAGGAGGATACAGAAACTGGACCGTGTAACCATATTCCCGGCCAAGCACTTCGTGATACCCGAGGACCGGCTCCAGAGGGCGATAGAGTCAATAGAGGCTGAACTTGAGGAGAGATTAACTGAACTTAGATCCCAGAACAAACTTCTGGAGGCCCAGAGGCTCGAACAGAGGACAAGGTTCGACATGGAGATGCTTAGGGAGATGGGCTACTGCCAGGGCATAGAGAACTACTCAATGCACCTCAGCGGGAGGAAGTGGGGTGAGAAACCAAACACACTCCTGGACTACTTCCCTGAGGACTTCCTCACAGTCATCGACGAATCCCATGTGACGGTACCCCAGATAAGGGGCATGTACAACGGTGACAGGGCAAGGAAGGACACCCTGGTGGAGTACGGCTTCAGATTACCCAGTGCCCGGGAGAACAGGCCCCTCCGTTTCGACGAGTTCCAGGAGAGCGTGAACCAGGTGATCTATGTCTCTGCAACTCCTGGAAGGTATGAACTCTCAAGGAGCCAGAACATCGTTGAACAGATCATAAGGCCCACAGGTCTGGTGGACCCTGAGGTCAGGATAAGGCCGGTGAAGGGCCAGGTGGATGACCTCCTCTCCGAGATAAGGAAGCGGGTTGAGCGGGGTGAGAGGGTCCTTGTAACCACCCTCACAAAGAGGATGGCCGAGGACCTCACAGACTACTACTCGAGGGTCGGCGTGAAGGTCAGGTACCTCCACTCAGAGATAGACACCCTCGAGCGTGTTGAGATCATAGACGACCTCAGGAGGGGAGAATTCGACTGCCTGGTGGGTGTTAACCTCCTCAGGGAGGGCCTCGACCTTCCGGAGGTGTCACTGGTCGCAATACTCGATGCAGACAAGGAGGGTTTCCTGAGGTCAGAGACGTCACTTATACAGACAATCGGGAGGGCCGCCAGGAACGTTAACGGTGAGGTGCTCATATACGCCGACAGGCTCACAGACTCAGTGATGGCGGCGGTTGAGACAACCAACAGGAGAAGGAAGCTGCAGATGGAGTACAACCGCAGGCATGGCATAAAACCAAGGAGTACAAGGAGGACCCTCAGGGAGAAGAAGGACGTTGAGGAGCTGAAGGTGGATGAGATACCGGACCATGAACTTGAACTCATAATAAAGGACCTGGAGGCAGAGATGAGGGACGCTGCAAGGAACCTTGAATTCGAGAGGGCCGCCAGGATCAGGGACAGGATAATGTCCCTTAAGAGCAATTAA
- the uvrA gene encoding excinuclease ABC subunit UvrA, which translates to MSGKIVIKGAREHNLQNVDLELPRDKFIVITGISGSGKSSLAFDTIYAEGQRRYVESLSAYARQFLGQMKKPEMDYIEGLSPAISIDQKTTRVNPRSTVGTITEIYDYLRLLFARIGKPHCYLCGREIEQQTSTQIVDRIMDDGEGERIIILAPVVRDRKGEHQRVFERLREQGFVRVRVDGEIHDLEDEFDLDRNRKHSIEVVVDRLVVRMDTEFRKRLADSVETALQLGEGTVRVLNHDTGEERIYSEHFACPDCGINFEEISPRMFSFNSPHGACPECNGLGSKLEIDPELVVPYPERSINEGAIVPWSKSGKKDNYYHQMLRAVAEHYGFSLDTPFRDLDEEHRRAILYGTDEKIQFVFQRKNRTYRVNRRFEGVIPRMERIYMETKSNYMRTYIGRFMSNHACPVCGGSRLRPESLSVTINGRSIHDVVEMSIREAHEFFDSLKLTEREEYIAREVLKEIRERLRFLIDVGLDYLTLSRSSGTLSGGEAQRIRLATQIGSGLVGVLYILDEPSIGLHQRDNRRLIETLKRLRDLGNTLIVVEHDEETILSADHVVDIGPGAGEHGGCVVAEGTPEEIMEDPDSLTGAYLSGRETIPLPEVRRRPSGRYLTVRGAAENNLREIDVRIPLGLFTCVTGVSGSGKSTLVNDILYRGVYERLNNKHMNAGRHTDIEGLQHIDKVVMIDQSPIGRTPRSNPATYTGVFTHIRELFAQTPEARKRGYRPGRFSFNVKGGRCEACGGDGIIKIEMHFLADVYVPCEVCRGRRYNEETLEIRYRGRNIAEVLDMTVEEALEFFENIPQVRRKLQTLYDVGLGYIKLGQPATTLSGGEAQRVKLAKELSRRSTGSTLYILDEPTTGLHFDDIKKLLNVLGRLVDAGNTAVVIEHNLDVIKSADHIIDLGPEGGERGGLVVAEGTPEEVAASGTHTGRFLREVLADERSQKVPVGQDTG; encoded by the coding sequence ATGAGTGGTAAAATAGTCATTAAGGGTGCCAGGGAGCACAACCTCCAGAACGTGGACCTTGAACTTCCACGGGATAAATTCATTGTCATAACCGGCATAAGCGGGTCAGGAAAGTCTTCACTGGCCTTCGACACGATATACGCTGAGGGGCAGCGCAGGTACGTGGAGTCCCTCTCAGCCTATGCAAGGCAGTTCCTGGGACAGATGAAGAAGCCAGAGATGGACTACATAGAGGGGCTGTCACCGGCCATATCCATCGACCAGAAGACGACCCGGGTCAACCCCAGATCAACGGTGGGGACAATAACAGAGATCTATGACTACCTGAGGCTGCTATTTGCAAGGATAGGTAAACCCCACTGCTACCTCTGCGGCAGGGAGATAGAGCAGCAGACCTCGACCCAGATAGTCGACAGGATAATGGATGACGGTGAGGGTGAACGGATAATAATACTCGCCCCTGTGGTCAGGGACCGCAAGGGGGAACACCAGCGTGTATTCGAGAGGCTCAGGGAGCAGGGCTTCGTGAGGGTCAGGGTCGACGGTGAGATACACGACCTTGAAGACGAATTCGACCTTGACAGGAACAGGAAGCACTCAATAGAGGTTGTTGTGGACAGGCTGGTTGTGAGGATGGACACGGAGTTCAGAAAGAGGCTTGCGGACTCCGTTGAAACAGCCCTCCAGCTGGGGGAGGGGACCGTCAGGGTCCTCAACCATGACACAGGCGAGGAGAGGATCTACAGTGAACACTTTGCCTGCCCTGACTGCGGCATAAACTTCGAGGAGATCAGCCCCAGGATGTTCTCATTTAACAGTCCCCATGGGGCCTGCCCTGAGTGTAACGGCCTCGGAAGCAAACTTGAGATCGACCCTGAACTGGTGGTGCCCTACCCTGAACGCTCGATAAACGAGGGCGCCATTGTGCCCTGGAGCAAATCAGGGAAGAAGGACAACTACTACCACCAGATGCTGAGGGCGGTGGCCGAACACTACGGCTTCAGCCTCGACACACCCTTCAGGGACCTGGACGAGGAACACCGGAGGGCCATCCTCTACGGGACCGATGAGAAGATACAGTTCGTATTTCAGAGAAAAAACAGGACCTACCGGGTGAACAGGCGCTTCGAGGGTGTCATACCCCGCATGGAGAGGATATACATGGAGACCAAGTCCAACTACATGAGGACCTACATAGGCAGGTTCATGAGCAACCACGCCTGTCCGGTATGCGGGGGAAGCAGGCTCCGGCCGGAGAGCCTCTCAGTCACCATCAACGGAAGATCAATACATGACGTTGTTGAGATGTCAATCAGGGAGGCCCATGAATTCTTCGACTCCCTCAAGCTCACCGAACGCGAGGAGTACATAGCCAGGGAGGTCCTCAAGGAGATAAGGGAGAGGCTGCGCTTTCTGATCGACGTGGGCCTGGATTACCTCACACTTTCAAGGTCATCAGGAACCCTCTCAGGGGGGGAGGCCCAGAGGATAAGGCTCGCCACCCAGATAGGCTCCGGCCTTGTGGGGGTCCTCTACATCCTGGATGAGCCCAGCATAGGACTCCACCAGCGGGACAACAGGAGGCTCATAGAGACACTAAAGAGACTCAGGGACCTTGGGAACACCCTCATAGTGGTGGAACACGATGAGGAAACAATACTCTCGGCAGACCACGTTGTAGACATCGGACCGGGCGCGGGTGAACACGGGGGATGTGTGGTTGCAGAGGGCACACCTGAGGAGATAATGGAGGACCCGGATTCACTCACAGGGGCCTACCTCTCAGGTAGGGAAACAATACCCCTACCCGAGGTCAGGAGGAGGCCATCAGGAAGGTACCTGACTGTGAGGGGCGCTGCCGAGAACAACCTCAGAGAAATCGACGTCAGGATACCCCTGGGACTGTTCACCTGTGTCACAGGGGTCTCAGGGTCAGGGAAGAGCACACTCGTCAATGACATACTCTACAGGGGTGTCTATGAGAGGCTCAACAACAAGCACATGAACGCCGGGAGGCACACCGACATTGAGGGCCTCCAGCACATCGATAAGGTCGTGATGATAGACCAGTCACCCATAGGTAGAACACCACGCTCAAACCCGGCAACCTACACAGGGGTGTTCACCCACATCAGGGAGCTCTTTGCCCAGACACCTGAGGCCAGGAAGCGTGGATACAGGCCGGGCAGGTTCAGCTTCAACGTCAAGGGCGGGCGCTGCGAGGCCTGCGGCGGGGACGGTATAATCAAGATAGAGATGCACTTCCTGGCAGACGTCTACGTCCCCTGTGAGGTGTGCAGGGGCAGGAGATACAATGAGGAGACCCTTGAGATACGCTACAGGGGCAGGAACATCGCGGAGGTCCTTGACATGACCGTGGAGGAGGCCCTCGAATTCTTTGAGAACATACCCCAGGTGAGGAGGAAGCTCCAGACACTCTATGACGTGGGCCTCGGCTACATAAAACTCGGGCAGCCCGCAACGACCCTCTCGGGTGGTGAGGCCCAGAGGGTGAAACTTGCGAAGGAGCTCAGCAGGAGGAGTACCGGCAGTACACTGTACATCCTTGATGAGCCGACCACGGGTCTCCACTTCGATGACATCAAGAAGCTCCTCAATGTCCTGGGACGGCTTGTGGATGCCGGGAACACCGCCGTTGTCATAGAACACAACCTTGATGTTATAAAGTCCGCGGACCACATCATAGACCTCGGACCCGAGGGTGGTGAGAGGGGTGGCCTCGTCGTTGCAGAGGGAACACCAGAGGAGGTTGCTGCATCAGGTACACACACCGGCCGCTTCCTCAGGGAGGTCCTGGCGGATGAACGCAGCCAGAAGGTCCCTGTGGGTCAGGATACAGGATGA